A window from Leptospira wolffii serovar Khorat str. Khorat-H2 encodes these proteins:
- a CDS encoding flagellar basal body P-ring protein FlgI: MRRIFFIFLIFSFSVSAAEVRLKDLAKIEGIRDNQITGYGIVVGLPGTGDTKTPMTSESMKNYLKNLGVDANLKPEQTKNIASVLITANIPSYARKGDRLDVTVSSIGDAKSLEGGVLLQSPLKTANDRIYAVASGVISFGGKADNGGGLGRASKKTVGVVHGGAIVESELKEDFFSSQRVVIRLNHQDFSLMNNVVNRIRETIPEKFGLKNDSIQALTPSEIVLEVGAGFSAKSPGLLDLLSDLENLTVESSSKAKVVINERSGVIVMGGNITIDEVAVARSGLSLSVADKNRRPTRLTRDNPPPKETFVIEEATQVGDVVEALNKVGATTRDIIAILEALKAAGALHAELEIQ; the protein is encoded by the coding sequence ATGAGAAGAATATTTTTTATTTTTCTAATATTCTCCTTTTCTGTTTCTGCAGCCGAAGTCCGTCTCAAGGATTTAGCTAAGATAGAAGGAATCCGGGACAACCAAATCACCGGATACGGAATCGTTGTCGGCTTGCCAGGGACAGGAGATACAAAGACTCCCATGACAAGCGAGAGCATGAAGAATTATCTCAAAAACCTGGGAGTGGACGCAAATCTAAAGCCGGAGCAAACCAAGAATATCGCTTCCGTATTGATTACCGCTAATATACCTTCCTATGCCAGAAAAGGGGATCGGCTGGATGTGACCGTCTCTTCCATCGGAGACGCAAAGTCTTTGGAAGGAGGAGTGCTTTTGCAATCTCCTTTGAAGACTGCGAACGATAGAATTTACGCGGTGGCAAGCGGAGTGATTTCCTTCGGAGGAAAGGCGGATAACGGAGGCGGTTTGGGAAGAGCCTCCAAGAAAACCGTGGGTGTCGTTCACGGTGGAGCCATCGTGGAATCCGAGCTTAAAGAGGATTTTTTTTCCAGTCAAAGAGTGGTGATTCGTCTGAACCATCAGGATTTTTCTCTAATGAATAATGTGGTGAATCGGATCCGAGAAACGATTCCCGAGAAATTCGGATTGAAGAACGATTCTATCCAGGCTCTCACACCCTCCGAAATCGTATTAGAAGTGGGTGCCGGATTTTCCGCTAAGTCTCCCGGTCTCTTGGATCTACTTTCCGATCTGGAAAATCTCACCGTGGAGTCCAGTTCCAAGGCGAAAGTGGTCATCAATGAAAGGTCCGGTGTAATCGTGATGGGCGGCAATATCACGATCGACGAAGTAGCTGTAGCTCGTTCCGGACTAAGCCTATCTGTTGCGGATAAGAATAGAAGGCCCACTCGTCTGACTCGGGATAATCCTCCACCAAAGGAGACCTTCGTAATAGAAGAAGCCACTCAAGTCGGAGACGTGGTTGAAGCTTTGAATAAGGTCGGAGCTACCACAAGAGATATCATCGCGATCCTGGAAGCTTTGAAGGCAGCAGGCGCATTGCATGCCGAATTGGAGATACAGTAA
- a CDS encoding rod-binding protein has product MIDKIQDYQNRLNLTERPEVQRLLREEKSSQKGQTFPEVLREEFNENLSGKVSSSEVRMPHNIKEEISADPYRKKLYDASVEFESIFVKMMLKEMKSTVHKTGLIEGGYAEEIFEDMLYDEYSKNLSANSSLGLAEQIYQSLSSNLNPISKLNAKA; this is encoded by the coding sequence ATGATAGATAAGATCCAGGATTATCAGAATCGATTGAACCTAACCGAAAGACCGGAGGTTCAAAGACTACTGAGAGAAGAGAAGTCTTCCCAAAAAGGACAGACTTTTCCCGAAGTTCTTAGAGAAGAATTCAACGAAAACCTATCCGGTAAAGTCTCCTCTTCCGAAGTTAGAATGCCTCATAATATCAAGGAAGAAATTTCCGCGGATCCTTATCGGAAAAAACTCTATGACGCTTCGGTTGAGTTCGAATCCATCTTCGTGAAAATGATGCTAAAGGAAATGAAGTCCACGGTTCATAAGACGGGATTGATCGAAGGCGGGTATGCGGAGGAGATCTTCGAAGATATGCTCTACGACGAATATTCCAAGAACCTTTCCGCAAATTCCTCTTTGGGGCTTGCCGAGCAGATCTACCAGTCTCTTTCTTCTAATTTGAACCCCATCTCCAAATTGAACGCTAAAGCCTAA
- a CDS encoding sensor histidine kinase, producing the protein MSSIVLLNSFALLFYLSAFFLILYYIRTARIYFGPGVLAAAALSTAFFVSASNILEHSGTSDLLDDYEGFARDLFVLFILIFLYVDSMHREQARREKDQKQIQSDLREKALLLTEIHHRVNNNLQIVSGLLALQGETEGERPLSEALRITRNRIQSIAKVHQIIYDSNNLIRIGARAILDSVIRNLQNTYGEEKGEVRVAQNMDPDITLDLDRAMPLGLILNELLTNSFLHAFPKGEPGNILVELKQDEKNIILSVFDSGKGSEESIRKGRRSGIGMSLVETLVQQIRGSIGFDYSKGTFVKISLPKEANS; encoded by the coding sequence GTGAGTTCGATCGTTCTTCTCAATTCGTTTGCTCTATTATTCTATCTCTCCGCTTTTTTTCTGATTCTCTACTATATTCGGACGGCTAGGATCTATTTCGGCCCGGGGGTATTGGCCGCAGCGGCCTTAAGCACGGCCTTCTTCGTGAGCGCATCCAATATTCTGGAACATTCCGGAACTAGCGACCTGCTCGACGATTACGAGGGCTTCGCAAGGGATCTATTCGTTCTGTTTATTCTGATTTTCTTATATGTAGACTCGATGCATCGGGAGCAAGCCAGACGTGAAAAAGACCAGAAGCAGATCCAAAGCGACTTGAGGGAAAAGGCCCTTCTCTTGACGGAAATTCATCACAGAGTAAATAATAATCTACAGATCGTTTCGGGACTCTTGGCGCTTCAGGGAGAAACGGAAGGAGAACGTCCTTTGTCCGAGGCTCTTAGGATCACCCGGAATCGCATCCAATCCATCGCCAAAGTTCATCAGATCATATACGATTCCAATAATCTGATCCGAATCGGTGCCAGGGCGATTTTGGATTCGGTCATACGCAATCTTCAAAATACTTACGGAGAGGAAAAGGGAGAAGTCCGAGTCGCTCAGAATATGGATCCCGATATTACATTGGATTTGGATAGAGCCATGCCTCTCGGTCTTATCTTGAACGAGCTTTTGACCAATTCCTTTTTGCACGCCTTTCCGAAAGGGGAGCCGGGCAATATTCTCGTCGAGTTGAAGCAAGATGAAAAAAATATAATATTATCCGTTTTTGATTCCGGTAAAGGGTCGGAGGAATCGATTCGGAAGGGGAGAAGAAGCGGGATAGGAATGAGCCTCGTAGAGACTTTGGTCCAACAGATACGAGGCAGTATAGGTTTCGATTATTCTAAAGGCACTTTTGTAAAGATTTCTCTTCCTAAGGAAGCTAATTCTTAA
- a CDS encoding YhjD/YihY/BrkB family envelope integrity protein, which yields MNSHPNTKYSRVFDYMPDAGFLRKLNFTIRVLAASAYRFIKDECFIKASGISYTTIVSLIPMLIVALSLLTITSGLENRKEEIFDKINAFFLTSNINLDITPYLDTLGDIIDAARQIGAIGFVLLVFSATTVLRALENSFNSIWRLEEKRSMLQEFVFYFFVLSIGPLLLVIGDNLAQKVTDLFRPSHYLSMDKDPENRIWIAGENGNLFRLDPGLKKDYFLDEKDIDLKNIRCLDSFGVRADSCEKPEISRENFVRVQIRDGKVYALSSRGLFLSKPVDGSVWSAIYFDNSQFRDFEYINDGNFYLIFSNGEVLHFFSQGRSYKPIFPNVLKIRANRVYFPEPYLGYLVDEDGNVWSSQDGGYNWSATKITGQGLKDIHRIRPGELIVAGERGSVFKTEDGGNSWKNLSHKRYTFTKVWAVENEESVDVFLLDALGNILVSIDQGEHWNTFYVPVRGKVFASVLFDRSENGRFRILNIGEYEKISLSEYKDVKYETKTLQGGDSVFSPYNILSFFFPLIGIWTFFLALFTLIPNTKVPIRASAWGSAFTSIIFLAFLYGFKVYVTSFSETTMLVYKALASIPIFLIGIYSLSLIVLFGAEMTACVQFPERYLAPFQLVEERHTAFGYEFRKLIGILKAVYAFQKENKVPPKNSDLAKYSGLQAEEIPRLTKTLASAGLIVETSEGDTWLPVVSGEDLSIGDFYRRIPEPLLKEDPSFKVYPDKVKEKMEKAENSLQKDLDSVSFRDLID from the coding sequence ATGAATTCTCATCCGAATACCAAATACAGTCGCGTCTTCGATTATATGCCGGACGCGGGTTTTCTTAGAAAATTAAATTTTACCATCCGGGTATTGGCCGCGTCCGCCTACCGGTTCATCAAAGACGAGTGTTTTATCAAGGCCTCGGGGATCTCTTATACTACGATCGTATCCCTGATTCCCATGTTAATCGTAGCTCTTTCCCTTCTTACGATAACCTCGGGTCTGGAAAATAGAAAAGAAGAGATCTTCGATAAGATCAACGCGTTCTTTCTCACAAGCAATATCAATTTGGATATCACTCCTTATCTGGATACATTAGGAGATATTATAGATGCCGCAAGGCAAATCGGAGCGATAGGCTTCGTATTGCTCGTATTCTCGGCGACCACGGTGCTTCGCGCCTTGGAGAATTCTTTCAATTCCATTTGGAGATTGGAAGAGAAGCGATCCATGCTCCAGGAATTCGTCTTTTATTTCTTCGTACTTTCCATAGGTCCGTTGCTTCTGGTGATCGGAGACAATCTGGCCCAAAAGGTGACGGACCTTTTCCGCCCTTCCCATTATCTGAGCATGGACAAAGATCCGGAAAACAGAATATGGATCGCGGGAGAGAACGGAAACCTATTCCGATTGGACCCGGGATTGAAAAAAGACTATTTTCTGGATGAGAAGGATATAGATCTCAAGAATATCCGATGCTTGGATTCTTTCGGGGTTCGCGCGGATTCCTGCGAAAAGCCGGAAATCTCCCGGGAAAATTTCGTCCGCGTGCAGATTCGGGACGGCAAAGTCTACGCTCTCTCCTCTCGAGGTTTATTCCTATCCAAGCCCGTGGACGGGTCGGTTTGGAGCGCAATTTATTTCGATAATTCGCAATTTAGAGATTTTGAATATATTAACGATGGCAATTTCTATCTCATTTTCTCCAACGGTGAAGTTCTGCATTTCTTCTCCCAAGGCAGAAGCTATAAACCGATTTTTCCGAACGTATTAAAAATACGAGCCAATCGAGTCTATTTCCCGGAACCTTATCTAGGCTATCTCGTGGATGAAGACGGCAACGTATGGTCCAGTCAGGACGGAGGCTATAATTGGTCCGCGACTAAGATCACCGGACAAGGCCTAAAGGATATCCATAGAATCCGTCCCGGAGAATTGATCGTTGCCGGAGAAAGAGGGTCCGTTTTCAAAACGGAGGACGGCGGCAATTCCTGGAAAAATCTCAGCCATAAGCGATATACATTTACCAAGGTTTGGGCAGTCGAAAACGAAGAATCCGTGGACGTATTCCTTCTGGACGCGTTAGGAAATATCCTAGTCTCCATCGATCAGGGAGAACATTGGAATACATTCTACGTTCCGGTAAGAGGAAAAGTATTCGCTTCGGTATTATTCGATCGGAGCGAAAACGGAAGATTCAGAATTCTGAATATAGGAGAATACGAAAAGATCAGCCTTTCGGAATACAAAGACGTCAAATACGAAACCAAGACATTGCAAGGCGGAGATTCGGTATTCTCTCCTTATAATATTCTTAGCTTCTTTTTTCCTTTGATTGGAATCTGGACATTCTTTTTAGCCTTATTCACTCTGATTCCGAATACCAAGGTCCCCATCCGGGCGTCGGCCTGGGGATCCGCATTTACCAGTATCATATTCTTAGCATTCCTATACGGATTCAAGGTCTATGTGACTTCTTTCTCGGAGACCACGATGCTCGTCTATAAGGCCTTGGCTTCCATTCCCATTTTCCTAATCGGGATCTATTCTCTTTCTCTCATCGTATTATTCGGGGCGGAGATGACTGCTTGCGTGCAATTCCCGGAAAGATACCTGGCCCCTTTCCAACTTGTCGAGGAAAGGCATACTGCGTTCGGATACGAATTCAGGAAGCTGATCGGCATTTTGAAAGCCGTATATGCATTCCAAAAAGAGAATAAAGTTCCCCCGAAAAATTCGGATCTAGCTAAATATTCCGGACTGCAAGCGGAAGAGATTCCTCGACTGACCAAGACTCTCGCGTCGGCGGGTCTTATCGTGGAAACGAGCGAAGGAGACACCTGGCTTCCCGTGGTCTCGGGTGAGGATCTAAGTATAGGGGATTTCTATCGCAGGATTCCAGAGCCTCTTCTTAAAGAGGATCCTTCTTTCAAAGTTTATCCGGACAAGGTAAAGGAAAAGATGGAGAAGGCCGAGAATTCCCTGCAAAAGGATCTGGATTCCGTGAGTTTTAGGGATTTAATCGATTGA
- a CDS encoding class I SAM-dependent methyltransferase: MDLSRREIIYSECPLDGDCAWEPLYTSSFGGFQLPIRICKTCGLQAQFPRPEPESLYTEEYYTGKQDFSYRDERDTEKFDRYVWFARLRNIMKFKSAGNFLDIGCSFGGFLECAREKGFVPYGVEISPFAAGKAEARGFKVWQGQFLDADLPENFFDVITLVEVIEHLEDPKRVFDKLARILRPGGLLLLQTANFEGWQAVEAGSSYHYYLPGHVYYYSSGLLRKILANRGFEKQITYLGVDFPLYAKFLKSRGTFKGWKDYLKWFRIAIYHFKSKLSRKGRPLTSSMVLYSLKK, translated from the coding sequence TTGGATCTTTCTCGCCGGGAAATAATCTACTCGGAATGTCCCCTCGACGGGGACTGCGCCTGGGAACCCTTATATACCTCCTCCTTCGGAGGATTCCAACTTCCCATACGGATTTGCAAAACCTGCGGACTGCAGGCCCAATTTCCCAGACCCGAACCCGAGTCCCTCTACACGGAAGAATACTACACCGGAAAACAGGATTTTTCCTACCGAGACGAAAGAGACACGGAGAAGTTCGATCGGTACGTGTGGTTCGCGAGACTTAGGAATATTATGAAATTCAAATCCGCCGGTAATTTCCTGGATATAGGATGTTCCTTCGGAGGATTTTTAGAATGCGCTCGAGAGAAAGGCTTCGTTCCTTATGGTGTGGAAATATCTCCGTTTGCCGCGGGGAAAGCCGAAGCCAGAGGATTTAAAGTCTGGCAGGGACAGTTTCTGGATGCGGATCTTCCGGAAAACTTCTTCGATGTGATCACTCTCGTCGAAGTGATCGAGCACTTGGAGGATCCCAAACGAGTCTTCGATAAATTAGCGAGGATTTTACGCCCCGGAGGACTCCTCTTATTACAAACGGCCAATTTCGAAGGCTGGCAAGCCGTGGAAGCGGGGAGTTCCTACCATTATTATCTGCCCGGACATGTTTATTATTATTCTAGCGGATTATTACGTAAAATTCTTGCCAATCGGGGATTTGAGAAACAAATTACCTACCTCGGAGTGGACTTCCCCTTGTATGCTAAATTCTTAAAATCCCGAGGAACATTCAAAGGTTGGAAAGATTATCTGAAATGGTTTCGCATCGCGATCTATCATTTCAAGAGCAAGCTGAGTCGTAAGGGACGTCCTCTCACATCCTCGATGGTGCTATACTCGCTAAAAAAATGA
- a CDS encoding class I SAM-dependent methyltransferase, translating into MSDSHPSKEAWETHYTRTKSKLQYPDENLVRMLSKIEKRSENPKALDFGSGSGRHCILLKDFGYEVSAGDYSENSVAAIKESYPWAKTYLLQSPPYPFADQEFDLIVSWGVLHYNPPELAKSILKDKFRILKKGGFLAASIRAEGDTHLKAESGKIGTADLKGGATWFYSEKDIRNLLSDFTSFEIGYTERTPLGKLEERICHWIFLAGK; encoded by the coding sequence ATGTCAGATAGCCATCCTTCCAAAGAGGCCTGGGAAACTCATTATACCCGGACCAAGTCCAAGCTGCAATACCCGGACGAAAATCTGGTTCGCATGCTTTCCAAAATAGAGAAACGTTCGGAGAATCCCAAGGCATTAGACTTCGGGTCCGGTTCCGGAAGGCATTGTATTCTTCTCAAAGACTTCGGCTATGAAGTGAGCGCGGGAGATTATAGCGAGAATTCCGTTGCCGCGATCAAAGAGTCCTATCCTTGGGCCAAAACGTATCTATTACAATCTCCTCCTTATCCGTTTGCCGACCAAGAATTCGATCTTATCGTAAGCTGGGGCGTTCTGCATTATAATCCTCCCGAACTTGCAAAATCCATTCTGAAGGATAAGTTTCGCATTCTCAAAAAAGGAGGATTCCTTGCTGCCTCCATTCGTGCGGAGGGAGACACACATTTAAAAGCGGAGTCCGGAAAGATCGGAACCGCCGATCTAAAGGGCGGAGCAACCTGGTTCTACTCCGAAAAAGATATTAGAAATCTATTATCCGATTTCACTTCCTTCGAGATCGGCTATACGGAAAGAACTCCATTAGGAAAACTGGAAGAGAGAATTTGCCATTGGATCTTTCTCGCCGGGAAATAA
- a CDS encoding ATP-grasp domain-containing protein: MKKKRGYFLSLGAGKNQLPLILAAKSLGLEVAAVDRDDKAPGFSLATLRIIESIYEYRRILRAVAENPLPNPIVGIGTRSFGKATYSTAYLAEKLKLKYASTESVLKFSDKKILKETLEPKGIRVPREIPPTEWKAKDKSIPYPWIAKPSQGSGKSGIRLIESDSDLKQIPGHSAKKTSASKTKTPNKIPPAETWVLEEYIPGLECTVLGLVDSDDFHLVHLSLKETSPFPPFLEAAHRLPFPLQELEGEIKMICRAIVKASGLQNCPFVAEFRLDTNGEIVLIEAAPEVGGEYLADILVPNYSGYDYFHNLVRLLIGESIDLPPSSLKISKKLKSQVRFDVPPRGVSILKDWEEFRPLSGETVLWSENLKSLGSKLDTSQGNEVRSRVIALKSKSSSSEEEWNASLQSRFRAEYDVR; encoded by the coding sequence ATGAAAAAGAAAAGAGGGTATTTTCTCTCCTTGGGAGCCGGCAAGAACCAATTGCCTCTGATCCTGGCTGCCAAGTCTTTAGGATTGGAAGTCGCCGCTGTGGATAGAGACGACAAGGCCCCAGGCTTCTCCCTGGCAACTCTTCGTATCATAGAGTCCATCTACGAATACAGACGCATTCTACGAGCCGTTGCGGAAAATCCGCTACCCAATCCGATCGTAGGGATCGGTACTAGATCCTTCGGCAAGGCGACTTATAGCACCGCCTATCTGGCCGAAAAGTTAAAGCTCAAATACGCGAGCACCGAATCGGTCCTGAAATTCTCGGATAAGAAAATTCTAAAAGAGACCTTGGAACCGAAAGGTATCCGAGTACCAAGGGAAATTCCTCCTACGGAATGGAAGGCCAAAGACAAGTCGATTCCTTATCCTTGGATCGCCAAGCCCAGCCAAGGCAGTGGAAAATCCGGAATACGACTCATAGAATCCGATTCCGACCTAAAACAAATCCCGGGTCATTCCGCAAAAAAGACTTCCGCGTCCAAAACGAAGACTCCGAACAAAATTCCCCCCGCCGAAACCTGGGTGTTGGAAGAGTATATTCCGGGTTTGGAATGTACGGTATTGGGACTCGTGGACTCAGACGACTTTCATCTGGTGCATTTATCTTTAAAGGAGACCAGCCCCTTTCCTCCTTTCTTGGAAGCCGCCCATCGCCTCCCCTTCCCTCTCCAAGAATTAGAAGGAGAGATCAAGATGATCTGTCGGGCCATCGTAAAAGCAAGTGGTCTGCAAAATTGTCCCTTCGTAGCGGAATTTAGATTGGATACGAACGGAGAGATCGTATTGATCGAAGCGGCTCCTGAAGTAGGAGGAGAATATTTGGCGGACATACTCGTACCGAATTATAGCGGTTACGATTATTTCCACAATCTCGTCCGACTATTGATCGGAGAGTCCATCGATCTTCCGCCGTCTAGTTTAAAGATTTCTAAAAAACTAAAATCGCAAGTCCGTTTCGACGTCCCCCCAAGAGGAGTTTCCATTCTGAAAGATTGGGAAGAATTTCGTCCCCTCTCGGGGGAAACCGTTTTATGGAGCGAAAATCTGAAATCTTTGGGTTCCAAGTTGGATACGTCGCAAGGAAACGAGGTCCGATCCAGAGTGATCGCTCTCAAATCCAAATCTTCCTCCTCCGAAGAAGAATGGAATGCAAGCCTACAGAGCCGTTTTCGGGCGGAGTACGATGTCAGATAG
- a CDS encoding catalase, with translation MKKTILTTTGGHPVPQNQHSVTAGPRGPILIQDSHLIEKLAHFNRERIPERVVHAKGAGAYGTLTITKDLSEYSRASVFSKAGKKTPLFLRFSTVAGEKGSADTERDPRGFAIKFYTEEGIWDLVGNNTPVFFERDPLKFPDFIHSQKRDPVTGYKNPFRMWDYWAEAPEALHQMTILFGDRGIPDGYRFMNGYGSHTFGLWNIKGERFWVKFHFKSMQGIKNLTAQKAAELAGTDPDYATRDLFEAIERKEFPKWRFCVQIMPEKDAEKTKFNPFDLTKVWSHKDYPLVEAGILELNENPRNYFEEVEQAAFSPSNMPPGIGASPDKMLQGRLFAYPDAQRYRLGVQYQHLPVNRPKNQVYVYHRDGSAKFQNDGAYDNYEPNGFEGPNQEESYAEPPLRISGDANRYDSHTDNDDFTQAGDLYRLMSPEERERLTSTIASTMKTIPKALAIANIGHFYKCAPEYGTKIAEKLGISVSEVTKN, from the coding sequence ATGAAGAAAACAATCTTAACCACGACCGGAGGTCATCCGGTCCCGCAAAACCAACATTCGGTCACGGCCGGCCCGAGAGGCCCTATTCTAATTCAGGACTCTCATCTGATCGAGAAGCTCGCTCATTTCAACCGGGAAAGAATTCCGGAAAGAGTGGTTCACGCCAAGGGAGCGGGAGCCTACGGAACTCTTACCATTACGAAAGACTTGAGCGAATACTCTAGAGCATCCGTTTTTTCTAAAGCAGGAAAAAAGACTCCTTTATTCCTACGATTCTCTACGGTGGCTGGAGAGAAAGGATCCGCAGACACCGAAAGGGATCCGAGAGGATTTGCGATTAAATTCTATACGGAAGAAGGAATCTGGGACTTGGTGGGCAACAACACTCCGGTTTTTTTCGAGAGAGACCCCCTCAAGTTTCCGGACTTCATCCATTCTCAAAAAAGGGACCCTGTCACAGGCTATAAGAATCCTTTCCGTATGTGGGACTATTGGGCCGAGGCCCCGGAAGCTCTCCATCAAATGACGATATTATTCGGAGATCGCGGCATCCCCGACGGTTACAGATTCATGAACGGATACGGGAGTCATACATTCGGACTTTGGAATATAAAAGGAGAGCGCTTCTGGGTGAAATTCCATTTCAAGTCCATGCAAGGAATCAAGAATTTGACCGCGCAGAAAGCGGCCGAGTTAGCCGGAACCGATCCGGATTACGCGACTCGGGATCTTTTCGAAGCCATAGAAAGAAAAGAATTTCCCAAATGGAGATTTTGCGTGCAGATCATGCCGGAAAAGGATGCGGAGAAGACGAAGTTCAATCCGTTCGATCTGACTAAAGTATGGTCTCATAAGGACTATCCTCTTGTAGAAGCGGGGATCCTAGAATTGAACGAGAATCCTAGGAACTATTTCGAAGAAGTGGAGCAGGCAGCCTTCTCTCCTTCCAATATGCCTCCGGGTATCGGCGCTTCTCCAGACAAGATGTTGCAAGGTAGGTTATTCGCTTATCCGGACGCTCAAAGATATCGCTTGGGAGTCCAATACCAACATCTTCCCGTGAATCGTCCCAAAAACCAAGTATACGTCTACCATAGGGATGGAAGCGCGAAATTCCAAAACGACGGTGCTTACGATAATTACGAACCCAACGGTTTCGAAGGCCCTAATCAGGAAGAATCTTATGCGGAACCTCCTCTTAGAATTTCCGGAGATGCGAACCGTTACGATTCCCATACGGATAACGACGACTTTACGCAAGCGGGAGATCTGTATAGACTCATGAGTCCTGAGGAAAGGGAAAGATTGACTTCCACCATAGCCTCCACCATGAAAACGATTCCGAAAGCTTTGGCTATCGCGAATATCGGACACTTCTATAAATGCGCTCCCGAATACGGGACCAAGATCGCAGAGAAGCTGGGAATATCCGTGAGCGAGGTTACAAAGAACTAA
- a CDS encoding ankyrin repeat domain-containing protein, which produces MEKQSSQPDSSQPSSSWEKYSRTMTGEKSCFDLARQGDMEGLKEKLDSLLNIDQKNEKGHSLLMLSAYNGNEDTAKFLLSRGADPNSIDEAGNSILMGVAFKGYSNIIKLLLEYGADPNYRNPKGQRALQFAEMFGREEAASLLSSKEPRRKSTLISILRSWMQYFTQSIFKGGRR; this is translated from the coding sequence ATGGAAAAGCAGAGTTCTCAACCCGATTCTTCCCAGCCCAGCTCTTCCTGGGAAAAATACAGTAGAACCATGACGGGAGAAAAAAGCTGCTTCGACCTAGCCAGGCAAGGAGATATGGAAGGCCTAAAAGAGAAGTTAGACTCTCTTTTGAACATAGATCAAAAAAACGAGAAGGGTCACAGCTTACTCATGCTTTCCGCCTACAACGGAAACGAGGACACGGCAAAATTCCTCCTCTCCCGGGGTGCCGATCCCAACTCGATAGACGAGGCGGGCAATTCGATTCTGATGGGCGTAGCATTTAAAGGATATTCTAATATTATAAAACTCCTTTTGGAATACGGGGCCGACCCGAACTACAGAAATCCGAAAGGCCAGCGCGCCCTGCAATTCGCGGAAATGTTCGGACGGGAGGAAGCGGCAAGTCTTCTTTCCTCGAAAGAACCGAGGCGCAAATCGACCCTGATTTCCATCTTGAGGTCCTGGATGCAATATTTCACTCAGAGCATATTCAAAGGAGGAAGGCGATGA
- the perRA gene encoding peroxide-responsive transcriptional repressor PerRA — MKDSYERTKRILEEAGINVTVQRLQMANLLLSRPQHLTADQVFQLVNEHLPNASRATVFNNLKLFSEKGIVHLLELKSGITLYDSNMGNHHHAIDETTGEIFDIDLDEKLEQKILMELRKDFEEKTGSKLENCNLLITLKGKKK, encoded by the coding sequence ATGAAGGACTCGTACGAGAGAACCAAGAGGATCCTGGAAGAGGCCGGCATCAATGTGACCGTACAAAGGTTACAGATGGCTAATCTGTTATTGTCTCGGCCGCAGCATTTGACTGCGGATCAGGTCTTTCAATTGGTGAACGAGCATCTACCTAACGCATCTCGAGCCACGGTTTTCAATAATCTAAAACTGTTTTCCGAAAAAGGAATCGTGCATCTCTTGGAATTGAAGTCGGGGATCACTCTTTACGATTCCAATATGGGTAACCACCACCACGCCATAGACGAGACGACGGGGGAAATCTTCGATATAGACCTGGACGAGAAATTGGAGCAAAAGATCCTTATGGAACTCCGGAAGGATTTCGAGGAAAAAACGGGCTCTAAACTTGAGAATTGCAATCTACTCATAACCCTGAAAGGAAAGAAAAAGTAA